One Azoarcus sp. DN11 DNA segment encodes these proteins:
- a CDS encoding helix-turn-helix domain-containing protein, translating into MKMLEYKDCGLKGIWLASGYRFEEVEGVGRCLEIDDIDGLHRAVAHHLVHYRKRLSGPEIRFLRVEMGMAQKRLADALGVDEQTVSLWERSRRRPSVAAERMLRLLYLEHADGTTKLAELIEQWNETDRQEGEDQSMTAQRDQEKWRIAA; encoded by the coding sequence ATGAAGATGCTGGAATACAAGGACTGCGGATTGAAAGGCATCTGGCTGGCGAGTGGCTACCGGTTCGAGGAAGTCGAGGGCGTCGGCCGTTGCCTCGAAATCGATGATATCGACGGACTGCATCGTGCCGTTGCGCATCATCTCGTGCATTACCGCAAACGCCTTTCCGGCCCCGAGATCCGATTCCTGCGCGTCGAGATGGGAATGGCGCAGAAGCGACTCGCCGATGCGCTGGGCGTGGACGAGCAAACGGTTTCGCTGTGGGAGCGCAGCCGTCGCCGCCCGAGCGTGGCCGCTGAACGCATGTTGCGCCTGCTCTATCTTGAACACGCGGACGGCACGACGAAGCTGGCGGAATTGATCGAGCAGTGGAACGAGACCGACCGCCAGGAAGGCGAGGATCAGTCCATGACCGCGCAGCGGGATCAAGAGAAGTGGCGTATCGCCGCCTGA
- a CDS encoding DUF4258 domain-containing protein, with translation MTPIESFPPSEHQARQWMQEAAEGRRRLLFSLHAEERMQQRKIGRRQIIQVLRTGTVSEPLHQDVRGDWRCNVSGRSAGMRLTVGVVLKQKPDGAWVVVATAFEGE, from the coding sequence ATGACGCCGATTGAATCGTTTCCGCCCTCCGAGCACCAGGCTCGACAATGGATGCAGGAGGCCGCGGAAGGGCGCCGCCGCCTGCTGTTCTCGCTGCACGCCGAAGAACGGATGCAGCAGCGAAAGATCGGCCGGCGTCAGATTATTCAGGTGCTGCGTACCGGGACCGTGTCCGAGCCGCTGCATCAGGACGTGCGCGGAGACTGGCGATGCAACGTGAGCGGACGCAGTGCCGGGATGCGATTGACGGTCGGCGTTGTGCTCAAGCAAAAACCAGACGGTGCATGGGTCGTCGTCGCTACCGCCTTCGAGGGTGAATGA